The genomic stretch AAGCTGCGGCCGTGCCTGTATAACATTCGCGGCAATGACCCCCATCCGGACTGTCTCTACTTCCAGATGCATACCTGTTCACGGCCGTGCAACAACGACATCGACCGCCGCGGATATCTCGAAGATGTTCATGAAGCGATCGGTTTCATCGAAGGCCGCGACGCCGATGTCGAAAACGCGCTGGTCGGAAAGATGAATGGCCTGGCCGCGGAGACCCGGTTCGAGGACGCGGAAATCGTCCATCGCAAACTCGACAAGCTTCATCGCGCCCGGCAGGAATACAAAGATACGTTTTTCTCCGTGTGGAATTTCAATTACGTTGCGGTGCTCGGCGCAGACTCCGTTTCGCGCTGCAAGATTGCGTTTATCCGGCAAGGCCGAGTAGTGGGCTTCGAGCAATACGAAGTCGCCGCGCTGAAGGAAGCCTTTGAAGGCGATCTTCAAAGACTGTTCTCGATTCCGATGGAGAAAAGCGCGGACGCCGTTTACGACGAGTTCTGCCTCGTCGCGAACTTCATCGTCAGTCCATTACAGAACGTCCACCTCATTCCGACGGCGGATCCGGAGTCTGTTCTTCCGCGGGTTCTGCAGAGACTTCAACGAAAGCGGAAGGAACCACAAGAAGCACAGAAGGCACAAGAATAGCCAGTCTTGTGCTTCTTGTGTTCCTTCCCGTTCCTATCGGTGTCCGTTCAACTTGTGCTGGCTGATCTTGCGGTTCAGTGTATTGCGATGGACTCCGAGCACTGCTGCGGCCTTGGTCTGATTTCCGCGGGTCTTACTGAGCGCGCTCTGAATAAACTTCTTCTCGAATTCGCTGACAGCTTCGCCCAGATAAATGCGTTTTTCGATCATTTCGGCAACGAGGGACTCCAACTGCTCTTTCACGGTTCTTCCTTCGAGTTGGTCGTGGATTTTTCGGATTACTGTTGCCGCCACCAGCGCTCCAGCGCTTGGTAGCCGACAAGAAACTTCGCTTTCATTTCAAAGGGAGTCACGATGGCAATGACTCTCGACCCGGGCAGGAAATACGGTGCCAGCCCCGAGTTCTTCACTGTCTCCGTCTGAACCTCGAAGGCCGTCAACGCCATGAGGATCACGACCCCGATCAACCATCCGCGAATAAAGCCGAATGCCGCACCGAGCAATCTGTCGGCCCAGTCGACCTTCGCGAACTTCATAAATTTCGTGGCAAGCCAGATCACCACGAATCCGGCGATCAGGATCACCAGGAATATAACGGAGAAGCCAAAGAATAGAGCAAGGTTTTCTGTTCTGACAACACCTTTAAACAAGCCCGCCGCGTCCTGATAAAACCACGACGCAAGCAGCACCCCTGCGAAGATCGTAATCAAGCCGAAAACTTCACGAATAAAGCCTTTGAGCCAGGCGACGGCAGTGGAGTAGACAAGGATGGCGAGGATGACGAAATCCAGCAAAGAGAATCTGAGAATCAGCATCACAGTATAATTTTATTTAAGGTCGTGGCCCGTCAAAACACGCAGCGCTTCGACGTATTTCGCGCTGGTGGCCTTGACGATATCCTCCGGCAATTCCGGGGCCGGCGGCTGTTTATTCCAACCGATCTTCTCGAGATAGTCGCGCACAAATTGCTTGTCGAACGACGGCTGCGGCTTTCCAGGTGAATATTTGTCCGCAGGCCAGAATCTTGACGAGTCCGGAGTGAGCATTTCATCGATAACCGATATCTTTCCGTCGATGGTTCCGAATTCAAACTTGGTGTCGCAAATGATGATACCGCGCGTCGCCGCATAATCCACGCCGCGAGTGTAAAGCATGAGCGTGAGCTCCTTGAGGCTCTGGATGTTTTCCGGCCCGATGATCCTGCCGGCCTGCTCTTCGGAAATGTTCTCGTCGTGGCCTTTTTCGGCTTTCGTCGACGGCGTGAAGATCGCCTGCGGCAGACGATCCGAATCCCGCAATCCCGGCGGCAGCGGAATTCCGCATACCTGCCCGGTCTTGTTGTAATCCTTCAGGCCGGAACCGGTGAGAAAGCCGCGCGCCACGCACTCCACCGGAAAGACTTTGGCCTTCTTCACCAGCATCGAGCGCCCTTCGATCTGATCGCGGAACTGGTGAAGATTTTTCGGATAGTCGCTCACCTCAGTCGAAACGACATGATTGGGAACAACATTTTTGAAATGATCGAACCAGAACGCCGACATTTGTGTCAGCACTTTCCCTTTGTCCGGAATCGGGGTTGGCAGCACCACATCGAAAGCCGAAAGCCTGTCGGTCGCGACGATCAGAAAGTGCTCGCCCAGATCATAAATATCCCGAACCTTGCCGCGGCCATGGAGCGTTACACCAGTTAGATTCGTTTGAACAATTGCCGTCATATTATTTAAGTCCGTTGCACCATTTCATCATCCGACGTTTCTGCATTTCAAATTTGAAATACAGAAACCTCGAATGATGCAATGATCCAATAATTCTTCCTTAGTTCAATCTCACGGAGACTATTTTTGATATTCCGGGCTCTTCCATCGTAACGCCATAAAGCTGCGATGCGGTTTCCATTGTACGCTTGCTGTGGGTGATGACGATGAATTGCGTCGTCGAGCTCATGTCGCGCACCATTTGCGCAAAGCGGTCCACATTGGCCTCATCCAGCGGCGCATCGACTTCGTCGAGCACGCAGAACGGACTCGGCTTGTAACGGAACAGCGCAATCAGCAGAGCGAGGGCGGTCAGCGCTTTTTCTCCGCCGGACAGCAAAAGCACGTTCTGAAGTTTTTTGCCCGGAGGCGACGCGACGATTTCCACGCCCGCATCCGTTTCTCCGGCGCCTTCGAGCAGGCGGAGTTCGCCCATTCCGCCGCCGAAGAGGGTGACAAACGCCTCCTTGAATCCGGCGTTGATGGCTTCGAACGCTTCTTTGAATTGCCGGCGGCAGACCGCGTCGATTTCTTCGATGGCCTGGGTCGTGTCGCGGATTGAATCGAGCAGATCCTGGCGCTGCGTGCTGAGGAACGCAAACCGCTCTTCAGCCTCCTGATATTCCTCGACCGCCATCATGTTCACGGCGCCCATGGAATCCATCTTGTCGCGAAGCTCATGATATTCCTTCTCGCGGACCTCGAGTTCCGTCGGCGGCAACGCTTCGAAGTATTTCAGGCAGACCGCTTCGATGGTTTCATTCAGTTCGTGAACGCACGATTCCGCCAGGTGCTTCAGATCGGATTCGACCTGGGTCTTTTCGATCTCCAGCGCGTTATGCCGGTCTTTCCAGGAATCGAGCAGGGCCCGGGTTTCGTCCCATTTCGCTTCCGCCTCGTGCAGTTCCCTGCGTAGCTCCTCGAGCGCGCTGGTGGTGACCGTGATCGCCGCATCCAGCTCACCGCCTTCCTCGACGAGGCCGGCGCGCGCCACTTCGAGCGACTCGATGGTGACCTCGGTCTGGATCTGCTGTTCCTGCGCCTGTTGAATCTGGGCGGCGGCCTCGGTCGAGCGGCGGTTGAGTTGCTCCGCCTGCTGCGTCAGGGCTGTGATTTCACGCGCCACGGTGGAGCGGCGCTCCTGCAGTACGGCGAGCTGCGACTGAAGCCCGGCGAGGCCGCGCTTCAGCTCATCCGTTTCGATGCGAAGCTCTTCGCTAAGGCGGCTGCGGAGCTGAATTTCTTCCTCGACCGCGCGTTTCTGAGTCGCGACTTCAGTCAAAGCCAATTCCGCATCGACCGCTGCCTTTTCCACCTCGGCCCGCTCCGCCGTCAGCCGCTCGATCTCTGCGACCGCCACCCGCAAGCGTTGCGCCGCGCGCTGCACATCACCGGAAAGCGAACGGACCCGATGGTCGGTGTTCAGCATCGTCTTTTCCGCTTCCTGAAGTTCGACAGCCAGGCGTCCCTTCAACGCCTCGCTTTCACGGACCAGATCCTCCAGGCGGATGGATTCATCCTGCCAGACAGTGGTCTGGCGCTGCGCCGTATCCAATTGCGCGTCGAGTTCGCGAATCTCACGTTTCAGCGACAGCGGTCCGTGATCCTCATGCTCGCCCCAGCTGATGACATGACCGCGCACCATTTCACCGGTTCGCGCGACAAACTCCAGCTGCGGATATTGCGCGGCAAGTTCCCATGCGCGATCCGCCGTGTCGACGATATAGGCATCGCGCACGTAGTCGCTGAAGTGACGGACACGGTCATCGAAACGAACGACTTCCGCAAGCGGCCGCGCTCCCTCGATAACAGCCGGCGGCGCCGGCGTAGTGTGCCCGTTGAGAACGAGACAATCCAGGCGGCCTTTGCTCACCGTCTTGACAATGTCGATCGCCCGCTCGGCCTGCGTCCTGTCCTGAACGACCACGTATTGGAGTTTCCAGCGCAGGAAGTCTTCGACCAGCGCTTCGAAGTCCGGCTCGACTTCGACGAAATCCGCCAGGATTCCGAGCGGCGCCCATTCCAATCCGCGCACCGCATTGAAAAACTGCTGCACGGATTCAGTACTGTAGGCGCGCTGCACGGCAAGGTCGCCGATCGTTTTAAGACGATGGCGAATGCTCTCTTCGTGCGCCCGGGCTTCAGCGGCTGCCTTTACGGCGCCCGCATGATCCTGTTTGTTCTTCGAAAACGACTCCTCGGCGAGCTGGAGCTGCGTCTTCAGCTGACTGAATCCAGCCTGCTGGACGGCATATTCTTCACGCGCGGCAGCCAACTGCGCTTCGAAAAGAGCTTCCTGCTCGCGGGCCTCGGCTTCTTCTTTCTGAAGCCTGTCGATCTGGCCGGAGATGCGGGCGATCGTGTCCCGCCTGCTGGCAACTTCGTTGCGCAGCCGTGCTTCCCTGCCTACCATTTCGAACTGCTGCTGGCGCAGCCTTTCAATCGTGCGTTCTTCCTCATTGCGCCGGGCCACACAATCCGAAACCGCGGCTCCGGCTTTCGCGACATTTGCTTCGACCGCAATTTTTTCGTCATCGATCGCCGCGAGCTGGACCGTCCGGGCCTCACGCTCAGCGCCGTTTTTCTCGAGTTCTTCGAGCGCGCGGGCCTGGTCGGCGGCAAGAGCGACCTTGCGATCTTCGAGCGCCTTGATCTGGTCGTGGAGCCGTTCGATGCGCTGGACCGTCTTTTCGTGTTCGAGCTCGATCTCGGAACGGCGGTCGCGCATCCCTTCGAGTTTGTGTTCCGATTCGCCCACATCAAAGCGGCGCTGGTGAACGAGCGCGTTGAGCCGCTCGATTTCCTGTTCGAGGTGTTTGCCTTCATTGGTCATCAGCGCGAGCGAGATCTCGATCTTCTCCTGCTGATCGACCAGCATCTCGGCGCGCGTCGAATAGACGGCGGACAGGACGTCCCGCATGCGGTTCCGCAGCTCGATGTAGCGGCGGGCTTTGCCCGCCTGTCGTTTCAGTGAATTCCGCTGCCGGTCGACCTCTGCCAGGATGTCGTTCACACGGGAAAGGTTCAGCCTTGCCGCTTCCAGGCGCGATTCCGCAAGTTTCCGCTTGGCCTTGAATTTGGTGATGCCGGCCGCCTCTTCGATGAGCCCGCGGCGATCCGTCGGTTTGGAGCTGAGCAACTGGCCGACGCGGCCCTGCTCGATAATCGCATAGCTGTTGGGGCCGAGGCCGGTACCCAGAAAGATGTCCTGAATATCGCGCAACCGGCATATCTTGCCGTCGATCAGGTACATGCTCTCACCGGAACGGTAGAGACGGCGCTGAACCGTTACGTCGCGCGGCCCGGCTACAGGAGCGGCCGGCGGCGCGGCGTGCTCCACGTCATGGCCGTTGCCATTGCCGCTTCCGTTGCCATTCCCGTTGCCATGGCCATTGCCATTTCCGTTGCCGTTCCCATTGCCGATCTGGCTCAGCGTGATCGTCACTTCCGCCATGCCCATCGGCTTCCGGTTCCGGGTGCCGTTGAAGATGACATCTTCCATCTTCTCGCCACGCAGGGATTTAGCGCTCTGCTCGCCGAGAACCCATGCAATGGCGTCGGACACGTTACTTTTGCCGCACCCGTTCGGACCCACAATGGCGGTAACCCCCGCTTCGTTAACGGTGATTTCCCCCCGGTCGGAGAACGACTTAAAACCTAGAATTTCAATGCGCCGTAATTTCAGCATTTGCTCCCACTCACCTTTTCGTTGTGCCCCTAGCTTCGGGGGTATGAGTGACAGATTGGGTCCAAGTAAGATATTGTCGGGAAATATGAAAGTGTCCGCCAGAGACGAATATGCGTGTTCGGCCGTGCTGGAACTGGCGCTGAATTATGACAGTGAAGCTCCCGTACGCGTGCAGGATATCGCGCAAAGGCAGGCAATACCGATGAAATTCCTGTTTCAAATCATGCAGATCCTGAAACGGGTGGAGATCGTCCGGAGCCGCCGCGGCACTGAAGGTGGGTTCACCCTCACGCGAGCGCCCTCGCAGATCACCCTCGGCGATGTCGTCCGCGCCATGAGCGGCCCTTTCGTCCAGCTTTCGTCTCTCGACAACGGAAAAGACTCGCAGTTCAAACTGATCTGGGACGACGTGGATCGCGCGATCGGCGGCGTTCTGAACAACATCACATTCGAAGAACTCGTCCGCCGCGAGCGCAGCAACCAGCGCCGGTTGATGTACCACATCTAAGGCGCCCATGCGGTCGATCCTGCACGTCGACATGGATGCGTTCTACGCCTCTGTTGAACAGCTCGACCATCCTGAATACAAATCGAAGCCTGTCATTGTCGGCGCCGATCCGAAAGACGGACAAGGCCGGGGCGTGGTTGCGGCGTGTTCCTACGAGGCGAGAAAATTCGGAGTTCGCTCCGCTCTCCCGATCAGCCGCGCGTGGAAACTCTGTCCGGACGGCGTGTACGTCCGGCCGCGGATGAAGCGGTACGTGGAAGTGTCCGGACAGGTCATGGAAGTCTTCCGCCATTTCACAGATCTCGTCGAACCGCTCAGCATCGACGAAGCCTTCCTTGATATCACCGGTTCTGTGGCCCTCCTGGGCGCTCCTGTTCAGATCGCCCGATCGATCAAAGCCGAAATCCGCGAGAAGACCGGTCTGACCGCATCCGTCGGCCTCGCGCCCAACAAGTTTCTTGCCAAGATCGCTTCCGACATTCAAAAACCGAACGGCTTCGTGGTGGTCGAAGAAAGCCAGATCCAGCCCTTCCTCCGCGATCTGCCGATCTCCAGACTCTGGGGCGTCGGACCGAAAACCGAGGTGCGCCTGCACGAACTGGGGTTCCGGACGATCGGCGACATTGCCGCAGCGGACCGGGAATCCGTTGTCCGCCGGCTGGGCAGCCTTGGTGAACATCTCTATCAGCTGTCTCGCGGCAATGACGACCGGCCGGTCGTGCCGGACTGGGAACCCAAGTCGATTTCGAGCGAAACCACGTTCGAAGAGGATACCGATGACCGGCAGCTCCTGCTCGGTACCATCCTCGAACTCTCCGATCACGTCGCCGAACGCCTTCGCAAAGACAATTACCGCGCGAGGAAAGTAACGCTTAAGCTCCGCTACTCCAGCTTTACGACACACACGAAACAACAGTCGCTCGAACAACGCGTTCAAACCGGCGAGGCCATCGCCGCCATCGCTCGCGGCCTGTTCTCGAAATTTCCGTTGAAGCAGAAGATCCGATTGATCGGCGTCGCCGCCGGCGACCTGCGCCGGGACGGCGAAGACCCGCACCAGTTGACGCTTTTTGCCGAAGCCACGGCCCAGAAGGAGAAGGAGAAACTCAGCCACACCGTCGACGAGATCAAACAGAAATTCGGTGAGGGGGCTTTGCGCCGCGGCTCGCAGATGCTGTAGAAAGGAGAAGGAACCACAAGAAGCACAAGAGACACAAGATATGAATCTGTTGCTATTAGCCGCATTGCTCCTCGCACCTCCACAGGAGGATCTCAAACAACTCCAGGCCGTGTTCGACACCTCGGCCGGAACATTCATCATGGAGTTCTACCCGGATCAGGCCCCGTCACACGTCAAGCAATTCATTCAGCTTGCACGCGACGGCTTCTACAACGGCACGACGTTCCACAGCATGGTGGCGCATGGCATTGTTCAAGGCGGCGATCCCGAAACCAGGGATCCGCAGGCGCGCGCGAAATACGGCACCGGCGGCTTCAATCGCGGACTGAAACCCGAAATCAGCAACCTTCCATTCACTCAGGGCACCGTCGCGGCCACGCTGCTTCCGGGCAAGCCGGACAGCGCGGGATCCGAGTTCCTGATCATCGTCGCGGACCAGCCTCAGTTCACCGGCCAATTCACTGCCTTTGGCCACATTGTCGAGGGCATGGAAGTCGTGGATAAGATTTCCACCAGCCCGGTCGACGAAAAGCAGATCGCCAGGGAGCGCATCGAAGTCAAAAGCATCACGATTCGCCCGCGGCCGGCGCCCGTTCCGCCGCCGTTCACTCAGGAAACAGTAGAGGAGCTTTCCCGGTTCCGCGTCGTCATGGAGACATCGAAAGGCAATATCGTGATGGAAATGTTCCCGGATAAAGCGCCGAATCACGTGCGCCATTTCCTGCAGCTCGTATCATCGGGTGCTTACGACAAGACGGCATTCCACCGCATTGCGCCCGGCTTCGTCATTCAGGCGGGCGATCTCAACACCCGCAGCGAGCCGGTACCTCAGGCGGCCCAGAAGTATGTCGTGAAGATCAAGGCGGAGCTCAACGATGTGAAGCACACCGCCGGCATCGTCTCGATGGCGCGAGGCGACGAGATTGACAGCGCTCTCACTTCCTTCTTTATCGTTCTCGCCGACCAGCCTCCGCTGGCTGGCGTCTATACCGTCTTTGGAAAAGTCGTGGAAGGCATGGACGTGGTGGAAAAGATCGCGGCCGTTCCCCAGGAAAACGAACGCCCGAAGGAACGCGTCGATATTTACGCCATGAAGGTGGAACGTAGGAAGTAGTCGCGGTCTTTTTCGAGGTCGGAAACGGCGAAGGTTGCGCCGGCTTCGAGCAACTGCGCGACGGAATAGCTGCCGGTCGCGACACCCACGGTTTTGAATCCCGCGCGCTTCCCTGCCTCGATATCCAGAGGCGTGTCGCCGATGACAAAAGTGTCATCTGCAAGGAAAGTCCTGCCGATTTTGTGCGCTGCCCGGGCGGCGCCTTTCCGGACCAGTTCGGATCGGTCCTCGGCGTCAGATCCGTATCCACCAAAGTCAAAATACCGGTTCAACCCGCCGCGCTCGAGTTTGACTCGTCCGCCCATTTCAATGTTGCCCGTCGCGAGGCCCATCGCCGCCCCGTCGTGTGCCACCAGGTGGTCGAGCAATGAAATGATGCCGGGCAATACCCGGTAGGCCGGCGAGAGGCGAACTTCATCCTTCAGAAAGGAAAGATACGCTTCCAGGATTGTTTCGATTTCTCTTTGTGAGGGAGAGATGTTTTTCAACCGAACACGAAAGATTTCCCGGACAATCGCGGGGTCGGTCTTGCCGTGCGGGCTGATTCCGTCCATGGCACGTTCGAGTTGGATAAGTTGCTGACAAGCACGGTCCAACGCGCGCAATCCCGCGCCGCCCGTGTTCACCAGGGTCTGATCAATGTCGAAGAGGAGTAGCTTCACTCCCTAACAACACACTAATTCTGCCTCGAATTCAAGCACTTGCATGGCCTCGGCCGGTTCCATTTCAAGTTCGAGGCCACAGTCCGATTCCAGACAGACAAATCCGTGGGAAAGAGCGGAGTACGCCATTTCGTTTTCGCTTTTGCATCCTGGACAAATCATTTCAATACCTCCCTGAAATGGATGAGCACTTCAAATGCCACGAGCTCGGAGGTTAGACGCCGGCCGTGAAATAATGTTTTTGTCCCGCCGGAAAATTTCGATATTCTCTTCGACTTGCAGGGAACCTCTATAGACGATCACGGAGAAGCTTGATGATCGAAATCGCAGAGATCTCGCTGGAAAAGCTATGCTTGTTCACCGGCAGTTCCAACACACTGATTACTATTGACGCACCTTTATTCAGCAGCTTCATGATTTTCAACGGGCGTGTCCTCACGAAAAGCGCCCACTACGTTGAACCCGGAAAAATCGGCAACTCGGTAGGTTTTCCGGCTCACGAACAGGTCATAGCCGAAGCCTCCCGCTTCTGGCTGGTGGACGATCGCGGCATCCGGCAGCGCAAGAGCCGAAGCGAAATGGCCGAACTCCTCGAGAAATCCGAGCTGCGGATGTCGCGTATTTCGCAAAGAAAATCCGCGAAATCCGTGTAGTTTTCAACCCTTGAAATCCTGGCTGATCGGCTGGATCGGCACGATAGCGATCGCGGTCATCGGCCGGACCGTCCGGTGGGAATCCGAAGGCGACTCCCACCTCGACGACATTTATAAGTCCGGACAGCGCGCGATTTTTACCTTCTGGCATGGCCGGATCTTTCCCTCCACGTACTATTGGCGGAATCGCGGAATCGTGGTCATGACCAGCATGAATCGGGACGGCGATGCCATCGCCCAGTGCATCCGGCGATTCGGATTCGGCGCCGCCCGCGGCTCCAGTTCCCGCGGCGGCTTTCGCGCGCTGGCCGAGATGGCGCGGGAAATTCGCAAAGGCCACGACGCAGCTTTCACCATTGACGGCCCGCGCGGCCCACGCTATGTCGCGAAACAAGGTCCCGTGCTCCTGGCAATGAAAACCGGCGCCGCGATTTTCTGCTTTCACATTTCGATGAAACACAAGATCCAACTCAAAAGCTGGGACGAGTTTCAGATTCCGTTGCCGTTTACGCGCGCCATTGTGTTGAAGGCAGAACCCATCTGGGTGCCACCCGACGCCTCCGAGGAAGTACTCCGCAACCTCCACCAGCAAATGCAGACGGCCCTTGATAAGTTGAGAAATGAAGGGGATACGCGGTGGTAGTCGACAGCCACGGCCTCTTCGCGTATATTGAACATGACTAATTTAATCTAGTAAGGGTAACGATGAGCGACTTTAAACAGATTCTGAATGACGCAAAGCGGCAAATTAAGGAAGTTTCCGTTCAGGAAGTTAACGAGAAGTTGAATCCTGCCAATGGTTTCACCCTCCTCGACGTGCGCGAAGGCGACGAATGGGAGCAGGGTCATCTCGATCAGGCCATTTTCCTGCCCCGCGGCTTTCTGGAAGTGAAGGCCGACAAGGAATTGACAGATAAGAATCAGCCGATCGTCGTTTACTGCGCCGGCGGCACCCGCTCCGCGCTCGCGGCCAAAACGCTCCAGGAACTGGGCTACACCAAGGTCTACTCGATGCGCGGCGGTTTCAACGAGTGGAAAAACAACGGCTTCCGGTTCGTTACGCCGGAAAAGGTCCGCAAAGATCAGTGGGCGCGCTACAGCCGCCACCTGCGGATCCCGCAGGTCGGTGAGAAGGGACAACTCCAACTGCTCAAAAGCAAGGTTCTGCTGGTCGGCGCTGGCGGGCTGGGATCGCCGGCCGGTGTCTTCCTTGCGGCGGCCGGAGTGGGAACGCTTGGTCTGGTCGATTATGACGTCGTCGATGAATCCAATCTGCAGCGGCAGATCCTCCATTGGACATCGTCGGTCGGAATGCCGAAGGTCGATTCGGCGCGCCGGACCTTATTTGAAGTGAATCCCGATGTGAAAGTCCGGACATACCAGCTGCATCTGGATGCCTCCAACATTCTCGACATCTTCGCCGACTACGACGTCATCGTCAGCGGCTCCGACAATTTCACGACGGCATACATGGTGAATGACGCCGCGGTGCTGCTGAAGAAGCCGGTCGCCTATGGAAGCATCTTCCAGTTCGAAGGACAGGCCTCGACGTTCATTCCCTATCAGGGACCGTGCTTCCGCTGCCTTTATCCGGAAGCCGCTCCGCCGGAGCTCGCGCCGAGCTGCGATGAAGCCGGAGTGCTGGGCGTGCTGCCGGGCACGATCGGTCTGGTTCAAGCGACCGAAGTGATCAAGCTGTTGCTCAATATCGGAAAGCCGCTGAACGGCCGGTTGCTGTATTACGATGCGCTCGAGATGACGTTCCGCACATTGAAGATCACCCGCAATCCGAACTGCGCGGCGTGCGGACCGAATGCACACATCGACCTGGCGTCGATTCCGGAGTTTGTATGCTCCGTACAGACAACCGCGAAAGGGTGAAGGCCAGCCCGATCCAGGTAGGCGATTTCGTCTACTGCCGGTCGAAATACTATCGAGACCAGCTCCAGCTTCCCGAAGAAGTGGGGCTGGTCATCGAAATCAAGCGCAGCAACTTCAAACTCGTCTATTCCAGCGACAAACGCTGCTGGCTCCCGAAGGAAGCGCTCGCCCGCGTCCGGCCGGAAAAGCTCGACTATTCCGGGTTTCTCCAGAAGCTTCACTACCTTATTAAGAAGGTCCACGCTTTGGAGTGCGAACTCGTCTCGGATAACGGCACGCATCGCCTCGGCCTCCGCATCGATAAGATCACTCATCAGACCATGGGAGAGATCCGCGACTTCCTCGGCCCCGGCTTCGGCTCACTGACCGTCGTGCCGGAAGGCATGGCCTTCATGCAGCTGGAGCTGGTATTTCAGGCCTGAAAGGTGGTTCCTTCCCTTCTAAAACAGAATCTCGAAGTCTGCGCGATAGCGTCTCTTGTAATGCCCGAAGAAGGTTCCGAACAGCGGGTCCGCGACGTTCGCGTGCACGTCCAGCGGATTGAAATGGTTCAGTGCGTTCATCACGGTCGCGGAGATTCGCGCCTTGTACTTCTTCGTGACCTGAAAGTCCTTTGAAATACGCGCGTCGAGTCCGACATAACTTCGATACCGTGAGGCGTCTGAATATGGCAGGCCGACATAATTCCGGTTGGCGTCGAGGACGGCGTACGGCAATCCCGTGTGATATTCGAAGATCGGAGCCACGCGCGTCTTCCACGGCGTGTTGATGAAGCCCCATGCGAGAAACCGGTTCGGGATATCGCCCCTCAGGTTTGAGAAGAAATTCGGCTGGATCGGCGTCACGGGGTAGTCCCCCAGATAGCTGCTGAACGTATTCAGGTCTCCTCGCGCTTTGCTCCGGACGTAAGAAAACATCA from Terriglobia bacterium encodes the following:
- a CDS encoding Rrf2 family transcriptional regulator; amino-acid sequence: MSARDEYACSAVLELALNYDSEAPVRVQDIAQRQAIPMKFLFQIMQILKRVEIVRSRRGTEGGFTLTRAPSQITLGDVVRAMSGPFVQLSSLDNGKDSQFKLIWDDVDRAIGGVLNNITFEELVRRERSNQRRLMYHI
- a CDS encoding peptidylprolyl isomerase, with the protein product MNLLLLAALLLAPPQEDLKQLQAVFDTSAGTFIMEFYPDQAPSHVKQFIQLARDGFYNGTTFHSMVAHGIVQGGDPETRDPQARAKYGTGGFNRGLKPEISNLPFTQGTVAATLLPGKPDSAGSEFLIIVADQPQFTGQFTAFGHIVEGMEVVDKISTSPVDEKQIARERIEVKSITIRPRPAPVPPPFTQETVEELSRFRVVMETSKGNIVMEMFPDKAPNHVRHFLQLVSSGAYDKTAFHRIAPGFVIQAGDLNTRSEPVPQAAQKYVVKIKAELNDVKHTAGIVSMARGDEIDSALTSFFIVLADQPPLAGVYTVFGKVVEGMDVVEKIAAVPQENERPKERVDIYAMKVERRK
- a CDS encoding CvpA family protein gives rise to the protein MLILRFSLLDFVILAILVYSTAVAWLKGFIREVFGLITIFAGVLLASWFYQDAAGLFKGVVRTENLALFFGFSVIFLVILIAGFVVIWLATKFMKFAKVDWADRLLGAAFGFIRGWLIGVVILMALTAFEVQTETVKNSGLAPYFLPGSRVIAIVTPFEMKAKFLVGYQALERWWRQQ
- a CDS encoding phosphoribosylaminoimidazolesuccinocarboxamide synthase encodes the protein MTAIVQTNLTGVTLHGRGKVRDIYDLGEHFLIVATDRLSAFDVVLPTPIPDKGKVLTQMSAFWFDHFKNVVPNHVVSTEVSDYPKNLHQFRDQIEGRSMLVKKAKVFPVECVARGFLTGSGLKDYNKTGQVCGIPLPPGLRDSDRLPQAIFTPSTKAEKGHDENISEEQAGRIIGPENIQSLKELTLMLYTRGVDYAATRGIIICDTKFEFGTIDGKISVIDEMLTPDSSRFWPADKYSPGKPQPSFDKQFVRDYLEKIGWNKQPPAPELPEDIVKATSAKYVEALRVLTGHDLK
- the dinB gene encoding DNA polymerase IV; the protein is MRSILHVDMDAFYASVEQLDHPEYKSKPVIVGADPKDGQGRGVVAACSYEARKFGVRSALPISRAWKLCPDGVYVRPRMKRYVEVSGQVMEVFRHFTDLVEPLSIDEAFLDITGSVALLGAPVQIARSIKAEIREKTGLTASVGLAPNKFLAKIASDIQKPNGFVVVEESQIQPFLRDLPISRLWGVGPKTEVRLHELGFRTIGDIAAADRESVVRRLGSLGEHLYQLSRGNDDRPVVPDWEPKSISSETTFEEDTDDRQLLLGTILELSDHVAERLRKDNYRARKVTLKLRYSSFTTHTKQQSLEQRVQTGEAIAAIARGLFSKFPLKQKIRLIGVAAGDLRRDGEDPHQLTLFAEATAQKEKEKLSHTVDEIKQKFGEGALRRGSQML
- a CDS encoding helix-turn-helix domain-containing protein codes for the protein MAATVIRKIHDQLEGRTVKEQLESLVAEMIEKRIYLGEAVSEFEKKFIQSALSKTRGNQTKAAAVLGVHRNTLNRKISQHKLNGHR
- the smc gene encoding chromosome segregation protein SMC, which encodes MLKLRRIEILGFKSFSDRGEITVNEAGVTAIVGPNGCGKSNVSDAIAWVLGEQSAKSLRGEKMEDVIFNGTRNRKPMGMAEVTITLSQIGNGNGNGNGNGHGNGNGNGSGNGNGHDVEHAAPPAAPVAGPRDVTVQRRLYRSGESMYLIDGKICRLRDIQDIFLGTGLGPNSYAIIEQGRVGQLLSSKPTDRRGLIEEAAGITKFKAKRKLAESRLEAARLNLSRVNDILAEVDRQRNSLKRQAGKARRYIELRNRMRDVLSAVYSTRAEMLVDQQEKIEISLALMTNEGKHLEQEIERLNALVHQRRFDVGESEHKLEGMRDRRSEIELEHEKTVQRIERLHDQIKALEDRKVALAADQARALEELEKNGAEREARTVQLAAIDDEKIAVEANVAKAGAAVSDCVARRNEEERTIERLRQQQFEMVGREARLRNEVASRRDTIARISGQIDRLQKEEAEAREQEALFEAQLAAAREEYAVQQAGFSQLKTQLQLAEESFSKNKQDHAGAVKAAAEARAHEESIRHRLKTIGDLAVQRAYSTESVQQFFNAVRGLEWAPLGILADFVEVEPDFEALVEDFLRWKLQYVVVQDRTQAERAIDIVKTVSKGRLDCLVLNGHTTPAPPAVIEGARPLAEVVRFDDRVRHFSDYVRDAYIVDTADRAWELAAQYPQLEFVARTGEMVRGHVISWGEHEDHGPLSLKREIRELDAQLDTAQRQTTVWQDESIRLEDLVRESEALKGRLAVELQEAEKTMLNTDHRVRSLSGDVQRAAQRLRVAVAEIERLTAERAEVEKAAVDAELALTEVATQKRAVEEEIQLRSRLSEELRIETDELKRGLAGLQSQLAVLQERRSTVAREITALTQQAEQLNRRSTEAAAQIQQAQEQQIQTEVTIESLEVARAGLVEEGGELDAAITVTTSALEELRRELHEAEAKWDETRALLDSWKDRHNALEIEKTQVESDLKHLAESCVHELNETIEAVCLKYFEALPPTELEVREKEYHELRDKMDSMGAVNMMAVEEYQEAEERFAFLSTQRQDLLDSIRDTTQAIEEIDAVCRRQFKEAFEAINAGFKEAFVTLFGGGMGELRLLEGAGETDAGVEIVASPPGKKLQNVLLLSGGEKALTALALLIALFRYKPSPFCVLDEVDAPLDEANVDRFAQMVRDMSSTTQFIVITHSKRTMETASQLYGVTMEEPGISKIVSVRLN